AGGTCGTTGACACCACTAAAGGTTAGTCGATTTATTAATTAGTCGAATTAGTGCATTAGtccaatttttataataattatttttttatcgttcaAGTATGaagaataattatgttattaccGAGGACAGGtatttgctaatatttttttatagtcttACTATTATTGCATAGATTTTTTGTAGACTATTTTTAGCacatttttctttgtatttattttaaggcaATCACCAGTAGATTTtgctaaagtttatttttttgctatcCCAATCCATAGACACAGTTGCTACCACAGTAGATAACACAAAGAAGGCAGCGGAATCTGCGGTCAACACAGCCAAAGGtaagaaaaatctttttaaaaaatgacCCTACTCtaatacaaaaatctatttGCACAAAACTCTTTGCTCTAAATAACGCTTTTTTACACTATACCTAAAGTATAAGTATCTCACATATTTAGCAGTACAAAGACCTACATCTATTGAGCCGTTGACTTCGTCGTTCAAAGGAAAGGTAAACAAACCTTGTCATGTCATTAGGTTTTACACAAAGTGGGTGGAACGAAATTAGTTTTTGGCAACTACTTCACTTACGTCTATATTCTTTACTTTGTCGTTCGTAGTTagaactatttataaaaatgcatgattttatTCTTCTGCTAACTGGTAAAGGGTTTTTATATTCTActtatttttaagttctttgCGCGAATACGGTTTTAAATGGAGATAATACGCAGTGTTTCGCGTTACTCACGGATTTTACGGACCAAGTTTTACGACGCGATTTTCGTTacattgtgatttttattatttcaggatgttaagtaggtatgtttaacaatgttatttagtTTGTCAATTCTTTTGTAGATACAGTAGCGAGCACAATTCAGAGCACTGTAGATAGTTCACAAAAAGCTGCCCAATCGGCTATTGAGACTGGTAAAACTTATGCTACGTCCGCTAAAGGTAGGTTTTTGAGCACAtgcacattttattaattattttttagttattttttacttaatttgcGATTTATTTGTAGATACAGTTGCTAATACGGTAAATAGCACAGTTGAAGGTACTAAAAATGCGGCACAATCCGCAGTAGATACAACAAAAAGTTACGTAGAAAGTgctaaaggtatattttttctttattttgagtttgtgtttttgtttttacgttGTGCCATGACACAGTGACTAACAAAAAGTTTTGTGTTGCCAATAACGCTTTAGATACAGCGCAAAGTTCGTATCAAATGGCCTCAGACGCATATAGAAGTGCTACCCATTCCGCCTATGACATGGGCATGTCGTATTTTGAGTATgccaaaggtattttttatgtttatttttatttagtcgaTTTTTTTCTTAGtctaattttttgttttatgtttttcgtTTGTTATTAActttgaaattgattttttttactttttatacaaaatcatcgatttattcgtttatttttttaaaccatagaTACGGTAGCAAGCACAGTAGATAGTACTAAGAAAACAGCTCAAAGTACAATTGAAACTGGAAAGTCCTACGTTGAATCTGCAAAAGGTAAACCTTTCATTTTATCAcatccatttatttttttataattaaattacaatacctactagagtaataaataagtacgttGATACTATTTATATGTTTCGATCTTGATAAATAATCATTCTATATTACAcacgaataaattaaataatagaattagagcataaactaaataaatgttattaaattttagatACAGTGTCAAACACAATTCAGAGTACTGTAGATACGACCAAAAACGCCGCACAATCGGCCGTCGATACGGGAAAATCATACGTCAATACTgctaaaggtaaataaattaagctCAATAATCTCATTCtatcaatcaaaattattttctgacTAGGAAATTCGTAacaaaaaacagtatttttcttctataaaaaaatgctgtactgaaaatattttagcaatcaaaaacattttctgaCTAGAAAATGTATAGCAAAATACAGTACCTACATctcctttataaaaaaaaatctgtacgaGTCTCCTACTaggtattaatatattaattattaataaaaatatatttttaaataaaattcttcaGCCACATTTGGGAATATAGTACCGATATTGTACTTTCACAAAAGTTTCTTTATTTACTGATTACTTTTAACAAATCCTTCATCAGTTAATTGAATTGTCTATTACGAGggtattgaattaattattttattaaatagtacTGCAACTTTAAACCGAGGCGGAGAAAACAGTGGTTTTTGCGGTTAAGACGTTGTAAGTTGCGTGTATTTATATCCCGCGTATTTTTCAATGTATTGAATTTCATTAGTAGCATTACTATTGATAGACCATTTATTTTCATGTGTGAATTGGCcaaaaatgttgatttattcACCAAAGTATTCAGTAAAGTTTTTTTatcatgattttatgtatatttgtatgtatgctaGTCAGAATTTTCATTAGTCATGACATAGTTTTAAACAATGTAGATAGCACTGTATTCTTCTTAGAAAAACATATCTATAGGATCTATATTTgagttttcattatttttctcattgttaaaacatattttattttttatttcatagacACAGTAGCGAATACAGTTAGTACCACTGTAGACACAACTAAAAATGTGGCCGCAGCTGCCGTTGAGAAAGGCACCACCATTATTGGTACAGCCAAAGGTAGAGAATTCAGTCACACTGATTTTGTACACCATaacgtaacttttttatttttgttttttttttttcatttatttatcagattattcgtatagtatttttttatttgttatttttttattttatttatttttattcaatttgttttgtaGAAAACGTTGTAAACACAGTAAATACGACTGTAGACACCACTAAAACAGTCGCGGGGGCTGTAGTCGATAAAGGCACAACACTATACGGCACTGCTAAAGGTAGCTTACATTCAAATTACATccattatttgtaattattttcttgatttttttgttaaacttataatttatggcaaatatttagtttttcttattatttaattagatacggTTGCAAGCACAGTAGATACAACCAAAAATGCTGCAGCGGCCGCTGTTGAGAAAGGAACCACATTTATTGGCACTGCTAAAGGTagattaaacataaatatcataaactacattattttacttcatacaaagtattttttttaataataagcatatgtaaattttaaagcTATAGTAATTAATAGACTtcattatgatataataaatcttattttcgACTTTGGGAGTTGGTcacgcaaataaatatttcacttcatatattttattttatcattattttcgcCATTAGATACCGTAGCAAACACAGTCCAATCGACAGTAGATACCACTAAGACTGTGGCCGCAGCTGCAGTCGATAAAGGCACAACACTAGTTGGAACAACAGTTGACACGACTAAGAATGTAGCCGCGGCCGCCGTCGATAAAACTACAACTCTAGTCGGTAGCGCTAAAGGTAgaaaaacaacacatttttttatgaaaaaattaaacTCCGATTTCACGACTACTGAGTAACTGCCGGTTAGCTTACCtgttgaaattttgacaattgttttaaaatagcaGTCGCTATCTATCGGATAAGTTATCTAAGAGTTATCCATTAGTAGTGAAATTAAGCAGAGAattcatttcatataaaaagacAACTAATTGATAGATATTTGTTGTGACTAAATATCATTATGTTCATAATAGATACGGTAACAAGCACAGTTCAGAATACAGTTGATGTAACTAAGAACGTTGCCGCCGCAGCCGTTGAcaaaaccactactttcattgGCACAGCTAAAGGTAGCTTTCACAgctttaaatcattttattttcgtatttttacataatgttttacaattttttataacatatattcatttatttagatACGGTAGCAAACACAGTTCATGCGACAGTAGATACCACTAAAAATGTAGCAGCCGCCGCTGTCGATAAAGGCACAACACTAGTTGGCACAGCTAAAGGTAGTTTTGCACAtcacttttaaattatttgtcggcttttatttcatttgtgcTAATGTCCCATCATTTTGTTTAGACACGGTAGCAAACACAGTACATGCGACAGTAGATACCACCAAAAATGTAGCAGCCGCCGCTGTCGATAAAGGCACAGCACTAGTTGGCACAGCTAAAGGTAGTTTTGCACAtcacttttaaattatttgtcggcttttatttcatttgtgcTAATGTCCCATCATTTTGTTTAGACACGGTAGCAAACACAGTACATGCGACAGTAGATACCACTAAAAATGTAGCAGCCGCCGCTGTCGATAAAGGCTCAGCACTAGTTGGCACTGCTAAAGGTAGTTTTGCACATcactttacaattatttatttttgttgctcTATGTTTCATTTGTGCTAACGTCCGTCATTTCTTTCATATAGAAACAGTCTCAAACACAGTTCATGCGACAGTAGATACCACTAAAAATGTAGCAGCTGCCGCTGTCGATAAAGGCACAGCACTAGTTGGTTCAGCTAAAGGTAGTTTTGCACATcacttaacaattatttatttttgttgctgtATGTATCATTTGTGCTAACGTCGGCCATTTCTTTCATATAGAAACAGTCTCAAACACAGTTCACGCGACAGTAGATACCACTAAAAATGTAGCAGCAGCCGCTGTCGATAAAGGCACAGCACTAGTTGGTTCAGCTAAAGGTAGTTAAAAACTCAAATatcatgattaaatattttattttccattgtGTGTATCATTTGTGCTAATGTCCCAGCATTTTGTTTAGACACGGTAGCAAACACAATTCACGCGACAGTAGATACCACTAAAAATGTTGCAGCAGCCGCTGTCGATAAAGGCACAACACTAATAGGCAGTGCTAAAGGTTTccatcttatatttattttcatatagttatttttaagttttgtttgtgtGGTTTAAGActtcattaattttttttttgctgtcttttttgttattttggatctttatttttattttttatttgtagacaCAGTAGCAAACACAGTTCAAAGCACTGTAGATACGACTAAAAATGTCGCGGCCTCAGCTACCGATAAAGGCACATCCCTATTCAATTCAGCTAAAGGTAACACAACAATATTCTTTTTAAtctcattaaaaattaatgtagaattgccaacagatttttttatttctgttaatgTAGTTTTACAagcatttttgtttattaaattgtagATACGGTAACAAGTACGGTACAAAGCACAGTAGATACTACTAAAAATGTAGCCGCCTCCGCAGTTGACAAGAGCACATCACTAATAGGATCAGCCAaaggtaaaaaaagaaaaaaaaatactgaaattacaTCTTGTCGGGGCTCTTGAcaaaactgatatattattatagtacttaATATGTGAATTTATAAACGTTTTAGAACGACGTAAAAACTGTAAAGACGTAAAAAAGCATGTccaagtataaaaataattaaacacatacagcaaaacatattattttttgttacgtatattttgtttgttttttttttacatttcttcaaaagatatttatatatCATTCTCAAGAATTCTTTAAATGCACTTAACGATATCAGATTTGGCAAGCGCACTCACGATTATTTTCTGCGTCGACTAAATTTAATTGCACATTTTGTAGACACAGTAGCACACACATACGATGCAACGAAAAACGCAGCTGCTTCGGCCGTAGATACGGGCGTATCTTATGCTGCTAGCGCAAAAGGTAGTTCTTTCACAAATCCCgccttttaattttgttcattttcAATTTAGTCGCATTACTTTTCAAGTTTGAGTTTTTTTgacttcattattttatttatatttcattttaatttgtagacACGCTCgcaaacacagttagtagtacTGTAGATGTCACGAAGAATGTCGCGTCTTCCGCCGTTGATAAAGGCTCAGCTTTCGTAGGAAGCGCCAAAGGTATtctgcttttttttattttatcttatggttagtgcCAGTTAGacatcaacctagtgtcaaaagcTCAagcccgtaaggcctttgacttagcttaacgactgttcttaattgacaacaaccggtacCGACTTTAAACGTGTCCTCTTAAACACGACGCTCaggtcaaataccactaagcgtcCTCCGATCTGTCGAATGACCGCACCGAGCATAgcttaacattatttattttattttctttattgaaagctgctttatattttgttatttcacctCGTAGATACATTGGCAAGCACAGTAGATACGACAAAGAATGTAGCAGCGGGCGCCATGGATAAGAGCGTATCATTCTTAGGGACTGCTAAAGGTACATTTGTTTTACTTTGAGTGGCTTTTTGGGCGTCCATGTCGCTTTAAACAACGTATAATGGAACGTATTTGGAATTTTTGTAGATACGACCAAAAATGTCGCCAGTTCGGTCGTAGATAAAAGCGTGGCTTTCGTTGGAGGAGCTAAAGGTATAATgaatttgtgaaaataaaaacttaataaaaatactgctGTTTTATACTTACCCCCGTTTTCAtgtgtgtttaatatttctAGAATATTCTTGCATGCTTTGGGCTTttctttatacttttattaattttctttttttctgtttttaacCTTATTTCGCTAACTTTTCCGTAGACACAGTAGCAAATACTCTATTTAGTGAGACTGAGACTGGTGCAGAGGATAAGACTGAATGCATAGACAATGAAGGTAACTAATAACTAATTATTCTTCCGCTTAATTTAGATGATAGTGGTGTGTGGGTGATggtaataaatagatttaagaATCTAATTTATATCGTATATTTTTTAGCCTAATGAAATCACTATAATCTATGGCCTTACAGATACTCTCCCTTATACTAGtgatagaaaaatatacttgCGAAAAGCTATTTGAGAAAATTATAACAGTGTTCATTCTTTTAGATGTTTTCCAAACAAACTTCGATACGACGCAAGATTCATCAAACGTGATCGACGAAACGACTGGTAGTTCATGTCGATAGCGTGTTTAgcttacttttaattatatgcAGGGTGACTTGATTAACGAACAAAGacgttattatttaatttgggaaatatatttcgttaaataatacatataagatatttaaattcataaacgTCTTTGACTGTCTATAGTTTTAAACGTTGTTTTACAATTTAGTAACTAACATTTTTGTGTCACCAAGTTTGGCACATTGAACAGCATTCatcttttaacaatattataagtagaGCAGCATTGCAACCATCGCAATAGAAATTTTAATACCAATCGATAGAAATTCCTTTtagaatattacattttaattcatttgTCGATTAATTAGTCACCCTGTATAATATAACTGCCTAAGCTCGCGTGGAGTGATAGCGAATTAacgtcataataaaattattatcaatcacTCATTCAATCAATTGctttaataaaaaccttttgtTAGAGGAAAAAATTCTCAGGATAAGCGGACTTGTACAAAGTCTTGTTGCATTGTCTATGGAATGACATCATCAATCCGAAGGTTTCTCTATGATGCGTCACGTCTACGCTTGTTAATTACTCTACTCTTTTATTCTAATAGATACGCGTAGTTTATATGTTAAAAGCAATTACGCTAAGAGACTGTTATTCTATAGTCAGATAACTTTATATGAGGAGCATTTTTGAGGTTTTGGCAATTTTTCTATGGGTAAATAGATTTTCTATAAAAGATTCCAAGttaagtaaatacttttattgacCTGATGATGGAAGAATTGATCCTAAAATTGAATATGAGGTCAAATGTTTTCTATAGTTATTTCCTCGACAAAAGGTtacgtttgtttgaacgcttcAGAGTGTCTTAAAACCCCAATCAACTCAAGTTAAAGATCGCATAAGTCACGCtaaataacaatgaataaaatGCCTAATGTAGCCATTTTCTCTAAAATTACCTACCtaaaaattacttacctacTCAAAATTaagaaggtatttttttaaacctaaagATTACTATTGGGTACTCATTATAGGGTTTGTGTTCAGTGTTtgattaaaaatcttactattTTACTCATAATTAAAATGCGATCTTTTTTATCAACAATAGTGTCATAATAACACCAATCTTTGTCCTATTTCATGTCAAATATCTCACAGATATGTTTATTCATCAGATACCATCAACACGACGGTGGACGCCACTAAGAAGGCGGCGGAGGACGCGAAGGCCCAGGCCGTAAAGGCCGCGGAGGACGCCAAGGAGAAGGCCAGGCTTGCCGCAGAGGCCGCGCAGGACGAGGCCAAGAGAGTTGCTAGTCAGTATCTAGTTGTACCTTATGACTTTTGATGAATGTTTTGTAAACTAGAAACCTGGGcaaatttgataaattaattatcttaagTTTACATCATTTgatatatttacaaacttatacctaacttttcttattttgctta
This genomic stretch from Anticarsia gemmatalis isolate Benzon Research Colony breed Stoneville strain chromosome 13, ilAntGemm2 primary, whole genome shotgun sequence harbors:
- the LOC142977978 gene encoding uncharacterized protein LOC142977978 isoform X27, encoding MFSGIADKNLGAFRSIGEKTASLFERKKKDVEQVASEKAQEAAHVVEEQVKKAGEVIGGAQKTADSAANSAADAKHSAIDALDKELNKVSLAAGEACDAANKAVADGKKVVDTTKDTVATTVDNTKKAAESAVNTAKDTVASTIQSTVDSSQKAAQSAIETGKTYATSAKDTVANTVNSTVEGTKNAAQSAVDTTKSYVESAKDTAQSSYQMASDAYRSATHSAYDMGMSYFEYAKDTVASTVDSTKKTAQSTIETGKSYVESAKDTVSNTIQSTVDTTKNAAQSAVDTGKSYVNTAKDTVANTVSTTVDTTKNVAAAAVEKGTTIIGTAKENVVNTVNTTVDTTKTVAGAVVDKGTTLYGTAKDTVASTVDTTKNAAAAAVEKGTTFIGTAKDTVANTVQSTVDTTKTVAAAAVDKGTTLVGTTVDTTKNVAAAAVDKTTTLVGSAKDTVTSTVQNTVDVTKNVAAAAVDKTTTFIGTAKDTVANTVHATVDTTKNVAAAAVDKGTTLVGTAKDTVANTVQSTVDTTKNVAASATDKGTSLFNSAKDTVTSTVQSTVDTTKNVAASAVDKSTSLIGSAKDTVAHTYDATKNAAASAVDTGVSYAASAKDTLANTVSSTVDVTKNVASSAVDKGSAFVGSAKDTLASTVDTTKNVAAGAMDKSVSFLGTAKDTTKNVASSVVDKSVAFVGGAKDTVANTLFSETETGAEDKTECIDNEDVFQTNFDTTQDSSNVIDETTDTINTTVDATKKAAEDAKAQAVKAAEDAKEKARLAAEAAQDEAKRVANAAVEESKKAAEKAASDASSAINSTVDNTLKRVESAADEGIKNAGHVVDAKLKDADKYLNEKRDHFMSGLSSAANDASQGAAGLLSKGLTAFPK
- the LOC142977978 gene encoding uncharacterized protein LOC142977978 isoform X25; amino-acid sequence: MHDFILLLTDTVASTIQSTVDSSQKAAQSAIETGKTYATSAKDTVANTVNSTVEGTKNAAQSAVDTTKSYVESAKDTAQSSYQMASDAYRSATHSAYDMGMSYFEYAKDTVASTVDSTKKTAQSTIETGKSYVESAKDTVSNTIQSTVDTTKNAAQSAVDTGKSYVNTAKDTVANTVSTTVDTTKNVAAAAVEKGTTIIGTAKENVVNTVNTTVDTTKTVAGAVVDKGTTLYGTAKDTVASTVDTTKNAAAAAVEKGTTFIGTAKDTVANTVQSTVDTTKTVAAAAVDKGTTLVGTTVDTTKNVAAAAVDKTTTLVGSAKDTVTSTVQNTVDVTKNVAAAAVDKTTTFIGTAKDTVANTVHATVDTTKNVAAAAVDKGTTLVGTAKDTVANTVHATVDTTKNVAAAAVDKGTALVGTAKDTVANTVHATVDTTKNVAAAAVDKGSALVGTAKETVSNTVHATVDTTKNVAAAAVDKGTALVGSAKETVSNTVHATVDTTKNVAAAAVDKGTALVGSAKDTVANTIHATVDTTKNVAAAAVDKGTTLIGSAKDTVANTVQSTVDTTKNVAASATDKGTSLFNSAKDTVTSTVQSTVDTTKNVAASAVDKSTSLIGSAKDTVAHTYDATKNAAASAVDTGVSYAASAKDTLANTVSSTVDVTKNVASSAVDKGSAFVGSAKDTLASTVDTTKNVAAGAMDKSVSFLGTAKDTTKNVASSVVDKSVAFVGGAKDTVANTLFSETETGAEDKTECIDNEDVFQTNFDTTQDSSNVIDETTDTINTTVDATKKAAEDAKAQAVKAAEDAKEKARLAAEAAQDEAKRVANAAVEESKKAAEKAASDASSAINSTVDNTLKRVESAADEGIKNAGHVVDAKLKDADKYLNEKRDHFMSGLSSAANDASQGAAGLLSKGLTAFPK